From the genome of Bacteroidota bacterium:
CAATCACCTTCTCAATATCACAACTCTGCTGATCTCACAAAAATTCTCAAACAAATCGTTTCGCAAAATTCACCTCTTGTAAAAATGGAATCCATTGTTAAAACGATGAAAGGAAATGATCTTTGGGTTGTCTCAATTGGAAAAGGGGAAACGCAAAATCACAAAGCAATACTTGTGGTTGGCGGAATGGAAGCGACATCGTTAGTTGGCTCAGAACACGCATTGCGATTTATTGAACATCTTGTGCAAGCATACGGAAAAGTTGATAGCGTTACAAAATTATTAGAGAATACGACTGTCTATATAATCCCTCGAGCAAATGTTGATGCAAGCGAATCATTTTTTACAAAACCTATTGTTGAACGCGAAATAAATTACAATCCATACGATGATGACCGCGATGCTGCCATTGATGAAGACGATGCGGAAGATTTAAACAACGATGGGATAATTTCCTGGCTGCGAATTAAAGATCCGCATGGCGATTGGATAGTGAATCCCGATGACTCACGATTAATGAAAAAAGCAGATCCAGGCAAAGGTGAAAAAGGAATGTATCGCTTGTTGACTGAAGGCATTGACAATGATAAGGATGAAGAATGGAATGAAGACCAAATAGGAGGAACTGACTTTAATCGCAACTTTACTTATAACTATCAATTTTTTGGAAAGAACAGCGGCGTCCACCAAATATCCGAAAATGAAACAAAAGCTATTATCGATTTTGTTTTTGAGCATCCTAATATTGGATTAGTCTTTACTTTCTCATCGAATGATAACCTGACGACCCCTTGGAAGAGTGAACCATCTAAAAGTGAATCGCCAGTGATCTCATCCGTCACCAAGGAAGATGAAGATTATTTTGGACTCATCAGTAAACGGTTTGGAGAAATAACAAAGTTGAAAGATGCTCCAAAACCGGTAAAAGGAGAAGGATCATTTAGTGAATGGGCATATTATCATGCAGGACGATGGTCGTTTGCTGTACGTCCTTGGTGGCCGGGAGAAGTTTCACAAATGAAAGATACAACTACCGCAAAGGATTCAACCAAAAAATCATCGGAATCAAAAAAGGAGGATAAGGAAAAATCAGACGACCCGAATGTAAAAACATTAAAATGGTACGATGCTGTTGGAATAAAAAATATTTCTGTGCAATGGACGAAATTCAATCACCCTGATTTCCCGAATAAGGAAGCAGAGATCGGCGGCGTGAAACCATTTGTTTTGACAAATCCTCCTGCTGAAAGCCTGGATTCGTATTCTAGATCATACTCCAACTTCCTTACATTTCTCGCTGCACAACTTCCGGCAATATCATTGACCAATCAAGTAATTAAAAAAATCAACGACAATGTATATCGAGTTTCCGTTGATGTTGTGAATAATGGATATTTGCCGACGAACAGTGGAATGGGAATAAAAACCCGTTGGGTCCGCAACGTTTGTGTGATTATAGACGCTGGAAAAGGAAATTCAATATCGAGCGGCAAAGCGAAACAAACTCTTGAACCAATCAAAGGAAGCGGTGGATACAAGACGCTTTCTTGGATTGTGGTGGGTAAAGGATCAGTCGTAGTAACAGCTGAAAGCCCTGTTGCAGGAAATGCAGAGTTAAAAATTGAATTGAAATAAATTTAAAACCTCTCCCAAATTTCTCCCAATAAGGGGAAGGAAGGTCGGGTCAATAACTGGAGTGTCAATGAAAAAAATATTTTTAATCACAATACTGCTTGTCTCTTTCTCTTTTACTCAAGAATCCAGAGAATTTACTGCAAGCGCTTTGAAAGCAATGGGTGCTCCAAATAATCCCAAAGTCGAAATTGCGTGGAATCGGTATTACGATTCCAAACAGTTATATGAGATTATGAAACGGATGGAAAAAGCATATCCCAATCTTGTAAAAATCTCCTCAATCGGTAAGTCGGTTGAAGGAAAAGATATGTGGCAGATGACGATTTCCAATTCAAAAAAAGGAAATCCTGACAAAAAACCAGCAATGTATATTGACGGCAATATTCATTCCAACGAAATACAAGGGGCAGAAGTTGTTCTGTATACCGCTTGGTATGTTACTGAACTTTATGATGAAGTGGAATGGATCAAAAATTTGTTGGATGAAAAGACTCTGTATATAGTACCGACGATCAATCCGGATGCGAGAGATTATTTCATCTACAAAGCAAACAATCCTCATTCCCCCAGAAGTGGATTGGCAAAAAGGGATGATGACGGCGACGGTGAATTTAATGAAGATGGGTATGATGATCTTGATGGCGATGGGAATATTGTTTTTATGCGCATTAAAGATCCCAATGGACGTTATAAAGTTGATCCTTCAGATTCAAGATTGATGATTCAAGCCAATCCTGATGAAAAGGGAGAATATACTTTGTTAGGGTGGGAAGGAATTGACAATGATGGTGACGGCGTTGTTAATGAAGATAACCCTGGGTTTTATGATCCCAATAGAGATTGGGCGTGGAATTGGGCACCTCGATATATTCAAGGCGGGTCGGATCATTATCCATTTACTTTTCCTGAAAATCGATCGATCCGAAATTTCTTTTTAGCCCATACCAATATTGCAGCAGCGCAGTCATTCCATAATAATGGCGGCATGATTTTGAGAGGTCCTGGTTCAAAATCTGATGAAGGAACATACAGTCGTCAGGATATTCAAACATATGACTTTCTTGGACAGCTTGGTGAAGAACAACTCCCCGGATATAAATACATGATCATTTGGAAAGATCTCTACACCGTTTATGGCGGTGAAATTGAATGGTTTTATGGAGGAAGAGGGATTTTATCGTTTACAAATGAATTGTGGAGCGAATTCGATTATTTCCGAAGGGCAAAAGATTCTACTCGAGATGTTACACAACAAGATATTTATCGTTTTGATAAGATTATGTTATTCAATGAGGGAGTTGTTCCTTGGAAAAAATTTCAACATCCACAATATGGGGAGATTGAAATTGGTGGAATTAAAAAAGCGTGGACGAGAACTGCCCCTTCGTTTATGATTGAAGATATGTGTCATCGAAATATGGCATTTACATTGTTCCATCTCTATTACACTCCAAAAGTATCAGTAGATTCTATTATGGTAAAAAATCTTTCGGGTGGACTGAAAGAGGTAACGGCAATCATTTCAAACGAACGAGTAATACCAACGCACACGTTTCAAGATTCCAAAAATAAAATCACTCGTCCGGATTGGATTACCTTGGAAGGTGGGAAAGTGGTTACGAGCGGAATTTTAGAAAATCGATTTCTCGGCATCATGAAGGAACAAAAAAATAATCCTAATCGCTTGAATATCGACAATATTCCTGGCATGGCATCCATTGCCGTTCGATGGATTGTCGATGGTGGTAGTTCCTATACCGTCAAGGTTGATTCTGAAAAGGGAGGAACTTCGGAAAAAACGTATAAATAATTTACTTCACTGCTCAACTAGTACTAAAGTGATCAAGAAGTAATTGATTTATTTCGTTGCCGTGTAGTTACAAAATTTTTTTGATGTAAAACCAATAGCAAACAGCCAATGGCCAAAAGCCAACAGCACTAATCTAACTTCTTACAAGAGGTCTCAATGAAAAAATTAATAATGTTTATTTTTCTACTAAGCAGCATTGCATTTGCACAGAATGAATCTCGCTTGCTTCGTTTCCCTGCAATTTATGGAGACAACGTCGTTTTCACATATGCCGGCGACCTTTACACTGCTTCTTCCAATGGTGGTGTAGCACGAAAATTGACAAACGATATCGGAATGGAATTATTTCCTCGATTTTCTCCCGATGGTAAAAGTATCGCTTTTACTGGACAGTATGATGGGAACACAGAAGTATATTTGATTCCATCCGTGGGAGGTATTCCGAAACGATTAACATATACGGCAACACTGGATAGGGATGATGTCTCTGACCGAATGGGTCCAAACAACATTGTTACTTCCTGGAAAGATAGTAAAACAATTGTCTACCGTTCCCGTCAAATAGAATTCAACGATTTTAAAGGTCAATTATTTTCTGTCTCCACTGATGGAGGAAAGTCGAATCAGATTCCCGTGCCGCGTGGTGGTTGGGCTACATTCTCACCCGACGGCAAAAAGATGGCCTACAATCGCGTGTTCCGCGAATTTCGGACATGGAAACGGTATCGAGGAGGACAAGCGGATGATATCTCCGTTTATGATTTTGCAACGAAGAAATCAGAAAACATCACTAACGATCTAGCCCAAGATAATTTTCCGATGTGGTTCGGCAATAAAATCTATTTTACTTCTGACCGGGATGGAAGAGATAAAAACAAACGATTGAATCTCTATTCTTACAATCTTGATACAAAAGAAACAAAACAACATACGTTCTTTTCGGACTTTGATGTAAAATTCCCTTCACTTGGAAATGATGCACTTATTTTTGAAAATGGCGGGTATCTCTATCGTTTTGATCTTTCAACGGAAAAGGAGACAAAAATATCAATTCAGATTAATGATGATTTTGAATCCGGTCGTGGAGGAATTATTGATGTCAGCAAGAATGTGACGAACTACGAAATTTCTTCTGATGGAAGTCGCGCATTATTCGGTGCACGCGGTGAAATCTTTACTGTTCCCGTAAAATATGGAAACACAAGAAATTTGACGAATACTTCCGGTGTCCATGAACGAAATTCAAAATGGTCTCCGGACGGAAAATGGATCTCTTATATTTCTGATGTCACCGGCGAGGATGAAATCTGGATGCGATCGCAGGATGGACTGAGTGAACCAGTACAAATAACAAAAAATTCCAGTAATTACAAATATCAACCACTTTGGTCGCCTGATGGAAAGAAACTGCTTTGGGCTGATAGAGCTCAACGCTTGCACTATGTGGATGTAGAATCGAAATCAATAACATTAGTTGCCGAATCAAAAGTGTTCGAGTACAATGAGTATGCATGGTCACCCGATTCGAAATGGATTACCTACACAAATCCGGAAGCGGATGTCATGAACAAAGTGAAATTATATTCGCTGGATTCAAAACAGACTGTTGATGTAACTGATGGATGGTACGATTCAGGAAGTCCAGTTTTTAGTTCGGATGGTAAATATCTATTTTTTATTTCAAGCCGCTCCTTCAGTCCCATGTATGGTTGGACGGAATGGAATCATATCTATCAGGACATGGCAAAAATATACTTTGTTGCACTTGCAAAAGAGACAAAGTCTCCATTTGAGCCAAAGAGTGATGAAGTGAAGTTCAAAGATGAGGAAAAAAAATCGGATGCAAAAGGAAAGTCTGATGACAAGAAAAAAGATGATGTAAAAACAGTGATAGTGAAAGTGGATGTTGAAGGATTACAGCAGCGTATCAATGTGTTGCCCATATCAGCCTCCAATTACCGAAGTTTGAATATTGTAAGTGACAAAGTCTATTATATCAGACAGGGAAGTAAAGATACAAAAGCAAAATTCTTTTTGTATGATTTGGAAAAACAAAAAGAAACTGAACTTGGCGAGACAAATGGATATGAGATTTCCTGGGATGGCAAGAAAATGTTAATTGAACAGGATGGAGGATATGGCATTATTGATCTTCCAACAGGAAAGATTGAAGTGAAAGATAAACTCAATCTTTCTGATATGAAGATGAATTTGAATAAACGAGAAGAATGGTCCCAAATCTTTAACGAATCTTGGCGTCAAATGCGCGATTTCTTCTGGACTCCAAGTATGCATGGCGTAGATTGGAAAAAAATGAAAGAAAATTATTCACAACTTCTTCCTTATGTGAATCATCGTGTCGATCTAACGTATGTGATTGGGGAAATGATTTCGGAACTCAACATCGGTCATTCCTATGTCGGCGGTGGCGATTATCCGAAAGCGGAACGGATAAAACTTGGATTGCTCGGTGCTAAGATCGAACGAGATGCTTCTTCACAGTATTACCGCGTAGTAAAAATACTAAAAGGCCAAAATTGGGAAGCGAACCTTCGCTCGCCATTGACTGAAATCGGTGTCGATGTCAAAGAAGGGGATTACATCATCGCTGTAAATGGTAAACCGACAAACGAAATGAATGATCTTAATGAAGCTCTGGTGGGTACGGTTGGAAAACAAGTAAAGCTAAAAGTGAATGCATCGGCAAAAGAATCGGGCAGTCGTGAAACGACGGTCATTCCTACCGGTAATGAAGCTCCGTTGTATTATTATAATTGGGTTCAGAAGAATATTGAAACAGTTTCAAAAGCTACGGATGGAAAGATCGGTTATATTCATATCCCTGATATGGGGGCAAATGGATTGAATGAATTTTCAAAATATTTTTACCCGCAAATGCGAAAAGAAGCTCTCATTATCGACGATCGTGGCAATGGAGGAGGAAATGTCTCTCCGATGATTACGGAACGGTTAAACCGCCAACTAGCAATGATCGGCTATTCAAGAAATGGTACACCCGGAACCAATCCATCGGAAATGCATCTTGGTCCCAAAGTATTATTGATGGATGAGTTCTCTGCTTCGGATGGAGATATTTTCCCGTACCGTTTTCGAAAATACAATCTTGGTAAACTAATCGGTAAACGTTCATGGGGTGGTGTTGTGGGAATTCGAGGAACACTTCCCATTGTTGACGGCGGATTCATGAATCGTCCGGAATTTTCGCGATATGATAATGAAGGAACAAGTTGGATTATGGAAGGACATGGTGTTGATCCTGATATTGTCGTTGATAATGATCCGGCTACAGAATTTTCCGGTACGGATGAACAATTGTTGAAAGCAATTGAAGTGATTAAAGAAGATCTTAAGAACTTTAAATACAGAATTCCAAATCCTCCGCCATTCCCGGATAAAAGCAAGTAAGATCTATATTGAAAAATAGATATCGTTGTTAACTGAAGGATACAACGGCCATGCAGAAATGCTTGGCCGTTCTGTTTTTGAAAAACAGCGTGAACTGTGACGCTATTTTGAGTATATTTAAGGCGTGGAAATTAAAAACAAGCATATTGCGGACATTCGTACCGATTATAAAAAATGGTCGCTCGACGAACACGATGTTGATCAGAATCCCTTTGTGCAATTTGACAAATGGTTCAAGGAAGCAGTAAAGTCCGAGGTACCGGAAGTGAATGCGATGACCATTGCAACGGCGAATAAACTGGGACGACCTTCAGCAAGAATGGTCTTATTAAAACAATTCGATGAAAAAGGATTTGTTTTTTTTACAAATTATCAAAGCTCAAAGGCACATGATCTAAAAGAAAACCCTCAAGCAGCACTGTTAATTTTTTGGGAGCCGCTTGAACGTCAAGTAAGGATTGTCGGCAGAGTTGAAAAAGTGTCTGTATCGGAATCGTACGAGTATTTCAAAACTCGCCCGATTGACTCTCAATTAGGTGCATGGGCATCTCAACAAAGCAGTGAAATTTCTGCGCGAACATTGTTGGAAAAAGCGTTTGGCGAGATGCTGGAAAAATTCAAAAACGGACAGATTCCTTTGCCGCCGCAATGGGGTGGTTATAGAGTAATTCCGGATGAATTTGAATTTTGGCAGGGACGTACTAATCGTCTGCACGACAGAATTGCATATCGAAAACAATCGAACAATCAGTGGAAAATAGTTCGTTTGTCACCATAAATCACCCGGAGAAAGTATATGGCACTTTTACAGAAGAAAAAAATCTTTCAAAAAGATGAGATCATCAATAAAGAAGGTGATATGTCCTTCGATTGGTATGTTTTGGTGAAAGGTCGTGTTGGGGTATATAAAGGAGATTTGAAGATGAATGAATTTTCGGAGCGTGGAGTGATCTTTGGAGAATTAAGCGGTCTACTTGCGCGCCCTCGCACTGCTACAATGAAAGCACTTGAGGAATCCGAAGTGATGGTTGTTGAAAGCAGCATCGATGAAGTCATCCGGAACCATCCGGATATTGCTAATAAAATTTTAATCAGTCTTGCGGAACGTCTCGCAAAAACAACAGACGAAATGTGGGCTGTGATAGAAGATAAAGAAAACAAGAAATAACGTTCATTGAAATACGATCATAATTTCGTACCTTAAGGTTAAGTGAAGTTCAATCTCGTCCATACAGAATCATCTGCTCGAGCAGGTGTATTAGAAACAGATCACGGCGTTATTGAAACGCCGATTTTTATGCCTGTCGGCACACAAGGAACAGTGAAAGCGGTTGAGCAGAGGGAACTTGTTGAATTAGGCGCTCAGATCATTCTCGGAAACACATATCACTTGTATCTCCGTCCAGGAATGGAAGTGATTCAAACAATGGGTGGTTTCCATAAGTTCATGAATTGGCATAAACCAATTTTGACCGACAGCGGTGGTTATCAAGTCTTCAGTCTCACGGAATTACGGAAAATTACTCAAGATGGTGTTACGTTTAAGTCCCATCTGGATGGGTCATCTCATTTTTTCACTCCGCAAAAAGTAGTCGAGATTCAGCGCGCTATTGGGTCTGATATTATGATGGTGTTAGACGAATGTCCTCCGTATCCTTGTGACGAAGAATATGCGCGTGAATCCAATAAACTAACGGTAAAGTGGGCAAAGTTGTGTCAGCAAGCGCTGAATAATTCTTTACCCCTTTACGGACATCAGCAATCCCTCTTTGCTATAGTTCAGGGTAGCGTATTTAAGCATCTTCGATCGGATAGTGCAAAGGCATTGGTTGACCTGAACTTTGAAGGATATGCAATCGGTGGACTCGCGGTTGGGGAACCCGCAGAAACAATGTATGACTTGACAGAATTTACCGCACAATCTCTACCCAAAGAGAAACCGCGGTATTTGATGGGAGTAGGAACACCAGAAAATTTGTTGGAGAGTATTGAAAGGGGCATTGACATGTTTGATTGTGTGATGCCAACGCGCAATGGAAGAAACGGAATGATCTTCACTCGAAATGGTAGGATGAATATCCGTAATGCCAAATGGAAGATGGATGATGCTTCTGTTGATGGAGATTTTGAAAGTTACACCAATAAGAATTTTTCACGCGGATATCTTCGACATCTTTTTCAAGTAGATGAGATCTTAGGGCTTCAATTGGCATCAATCCACAATCTTTCATTTTATCTTTGGTTAGTGAAAGAGGCTCGAAAGCAGATCATCGCAGATAATTTTTTGAATTGGAAAAAAGAAACACTGGAAAAATTAGCAGCTCAAATATAGTTTCAAGTATATTCATAAATCATTAAGTATAAGGGAGTTATAATGTTTAGTTCAGTATTAGCAATGGCACCTGCTCAATCAGGTCAAGGCGGCGGTGAAATTTACAGCACGCTTATCATGTTCGCTCTGATCATCGGTATTTTTTATTTGATGATTATTCGCCCTCAACAGAAACGTCAAAAAGAACGCGCATCTCTGCTTGGACAGATTAAAAAAGGAGATAAGATCATTACTGCCGGTGGAATTCACGGTGAAGTGGTTGGTGTAGAAGAAAAGACTCTTCTCATTGAAATTGGAGAAAAAATTAAAGTAAAGATTGAACGCAATTCAATCTCCGTTGTAAATAAACAGGGTGAAGTAGAAAGTATTTCAAAGTAATGTCTTATATGCTCAATTCAATTGATGAAGCAATTGTAGACCTACGTGCCGGCAAAACAATCATTGTGGTTGATGATGAAGATCGCGAGAATGAAGGGGATTTTGTTGCCGCGGCTGAATCAATAACTCCTGAAACCGTAAATTTTTTCGTCAAACAAGGTCGGGGAATTCTCTGCGCATCTATCACTGCCAAGCGCGCAGGCGAACTTCATCTTGAACCGATAGTAGAAAATAACACATCGTTACATGAAACGCCTTTTACCGTTCCGATCGACTATTTACATGGAACGAGTACCGGAGTTTCTGCAGCAGATCGCGCAAAGACTATAAGAGCGTTAACATCTCTCGAGACGAAAGGAAATGATTTCGGAAGACCAGGGCATATTTTTCCGCTGAGAGCGGTTGAAGGTGGTGTTCTGCGACGAGCTGGCCACACTGAAGCAGTCGTTGATCTGTGCACTCTTGCTGGCTTATATCCAGCCGGCGCGCTTGTGGAGATTATGAATGAAGATGGTACGATGGCGCGACTTCCTGAATTAAGGAATATTGCAAAACAATTTAATCTTAAAATAGTTTCTATTAAAGATCTTGTTGAGTATCGCCATCATCGAGAAAAATTGGTTGAGAAAGTTGTGACAACATCGCTACCTACAAAGAATGGGAAATTCGATGTGCATTTGTATCAATCATCCATTGATGCGAAGGAACACATTGCCCTTGTCAAAGGGAAGATCGATTTTTCGAAGCCCATTCTTGTTCGTGTTCATTCAGAATGTTTAACCGGAGATGTATTCGGTTCCCAACGCTGTGATTGCAATGAACAACTTCACACATCAATGTCCCTGATCGAAAAAGAAGGAAATGGCATTTTGCTATACATGCGTCAGGAAGGAAGAGGCATTGGGCTTCTCAATAAACTGAAAGCATACAAACTTCAGGATGAGGGGAAGGATACAGTGGAAGCCAATGAAGCACTTGGTTTTCATGCCGATGTTCGTGATTACAGTCTCGCCGCACAAATCCTTCTGGACCTTGGTGTGAAGAAGGTACGACTGCTGACAAATAATCCAAAAAAAATTGTTGGTCTCAATGGATTTGGAATTGAAGTGGTTGAACGTATTTCAGTAGAGGTGAAAGCAACAAGTGCTAATGAAAAATATCTTAAAACAAAACGGGATAAACTCGGTCACATGATAATGGCAGAGACAAAATAAAATCTTCTTGCTTCTCCACTGAAATTACTCTAAATTCATTATAATAAAATCAGCCATTGTCTAAACGGACGATGGCTTTTGTTTTTCATATCCACAAACAAAGTTGTCAATATCTTATGAGTGATGTTGTTTATCTAACAAAAGAAAAATTTATTGCACTCGAAGCTGATCTTCGTGAAATGAAGATTAACGGACGAAAACAAGTAGCTGCGAAGATTGCGGAAGCTCGCGGTCACGGTGATCTCAGCGAAAATGCGGAATATGATGCCGCACGTGAAGAGCAGCGTCATCTCGAGTATCGAATTGCAAAGTTGGAAGAAACTCTTTCCAAATCACGCGTGATCGATAGTAAAGATCTTCCAAATGACAAAGTGTATATCTTGTCAAAAGTGACTGTGAAAGAGCAGAAGAGCGGGAAAAAAATTGAGTATCAACTTGTTTCACCAGAAGAAGCTGATTTTGATCAGAATAAAATTTCCACAACATCGCCGATTGGTAAAGGATTGATGGGAAAAAAAGTCGGTGAAATTGTTGATATTAAAGTGCCTGCCGGAATGTTAAAATATCAGATCATGGAAATATCACGCTAACAGTATAGATAATCTTGACTTAAGGGGAACAGTTCCTTATATTTGTATCAGATTTTTGCGGGAGTAGCTCAGTTGGTAGAGCGCAACCTTGCCAAGGTTGATGTCGCGGGTTCGAGTCCCGTTTCCCGCTCAAACAAAAGACCCGTCCTGCTGCTTCGAGACGGGATTTTCGTTTGGCGCCGTACCCAAGTGGTAAGGGAGAGGTCTGCAAAACCTTTATGCATCAGTTCGAATCTGATCGGCGCCTCCAGTAAGTTGAGCAATTTTTGAAATAAAGGGCAATAATATTCAACAATTTTTCAAGCCTTGAAATTATCAATTAT
Proteins encoded in this window:
- a CDS encoding M14 family metallopeptidase, with translation MKKIILVTFVLFSISAAQSPSQYHNSADLTKILKQIVSQNSPLVKMESIVKTMKGNDLWVVSIGKGETQNHKAILVVGGMEATSLVGSEHALRFIEHLVQAYGKVDSVTKLLENTTVYIIPRANVDASESFFTKPIVEREINYNPYDDDRDAAIDEDDAEDLNNDGIISWLRIKDPHGDWIVNPDDSRLMKKADPGKGEKGMYRLLTEGIDNDKDEEWNEDQIGGTDFNRNFTYNYQFFGKNSGVHQISENETKAIIDFVFEHPNIGLVFTFSSNDNLTTPWKSEPSKSESPVISSVTKEDEDYFGLISKRFGEITKLKDAPKPVKGEGSFSEWAYYHAGRWSFAVRPWWPGEVSQMKDTTTAKDSTKKSSESKKEDKEKSDDPNVKTLKWYDAVGIKNISVQWTKFNHPDFPNKEAEIGGVKPFVLTNPPAESLDSYSRSYSNFLTFLAAQLPAISLTNQVIKKINDNVYRVSVDVVNNGYLPTNSGMGIKTRWVRNVCVIIDAGKGNSISSGKAKQTLEPIKGSGGYKTLSWIVVGKGSVVVTAESPVAGNAELKIELK
- a CDS encoding M14 family metallopeptidase, with the translated sequence MKKIFLITILLVSFSFTQESREFTASALKAMGAPNNPKVEIAWNRYYDSKQLYEIMKRMEKAYPNLVKISSIGKSVEGKDMWQMTISNSKKGNPDKKPAMYIDGNIHSNEIQGAEVVLYTAWYVTELYDEVEWIKNLLDEKTLYIVPTINPDARDYFIYKANNPHSPRSGLAKRDDDGDGEFNEDGYDDLDGDGNIVFMRIKDPNGRYKVDPSDSRLMIQANPDEKGEYTLLGWEGIDNDGDGVVNEDNPGFYDPNRDWAWNWAPRYIQGGSDHYPFTFPENRSIRNFFLAHTNIAAAQSFHNNGGMILRGPGSKSDEGTYSRQDIQTYDFLGQLGEEQLPGYKYMIIWKDLYTVYGGEIEWFYGGRGILSFTNELWSEFDYFRRAKDSTRDVTQQDIYRFDKIMLFNEGVVPWKKFQHPQYGEIEIGGIKKAWTRTAPSFMIEDMCHRNMAFTLFHLYYTPKVSVDSIMVKNLSGGLKEVTAIISNERVIPTHTFQDSKNKITRPDWITLEGGKVVTSGILENRFLGIMKEQKNNPNRLNIDNIPGMASIAVRWIVDGGSSYTVKVDSEKGGTSEKTYK
- a CDS encoding S41 family peptidase is translated as MKKLIMFIFLLSSIAFAQNESRLLRFPAIYGDNVVFTYAGDLYTASSNGGVARKLTNDIGMELFPRFSPDGKSIAFTGQYDGNTEVYLIPSVGGIPKRLTYTATLDRDDVSDRMGPNNIVTSWKDSKTIVYRSRQIEFNDFKGQLFSVSTDGGKSNQIPVPRGGWATFSPDGKKMAYNRVFREFRTWKRYRGGQADDISVYDFATKKSENITNDLAQDNFPMWFGNKIYFTSDRDGRDKNKRLNLYSYNLDTKETKQHTFFSDFDVKFPSLGNDALIFENGGYLYRFDLSTEKETKISIQINDDFESGRGGIIDVSKNVTNYEISSDGSRALFGARGEIFTVPVKYGNTRNLTNTSGVHERNSKWSPDGKWISYISDVTGEDEIWMRSQDGLSEPVQITKNSSNYKYQPLWSPDGKKLLWADRAQRLHYVDVESKSITLVAESKVFEYNEYAWSPDSKWITYTNPEADVMNKVKLYSLDSKQTVDVTDGWYDSGSPVFSSDGKYLFFISSRSFSPMYGWTEWNHIYQDMAKIYFVALAKETKSPFEPKSDEVKFKDEEKKSDAKGKSDDKKKDDVKTVIVKVDVEGLQQRINVLPISASNYRSLNIVSDKVYYIRQGSKDTKAKFFLYDLEKQKETELGETNGYEISWDGKKMLIEQDGGYGIIDLPTGKIEVKDKLNLSDMKMNLNKREEWSQIFNESWRQMRDFFWTPSMHGVDWKKMKENYSQLLPYVNHRVDLTYVIGEMISELNIGHSYVGGGDYPKAERIKLGLLGAKIERDASSQYYRVVKILKGQNWEANLRSPLTEIGVDVKEGDYIIAVNGKPTNEMNDLNEALVGTVGKQVKLKVNASAKESGSRETTVIPTGNEAPLYYYNWVQKNIETVSKATDGKIGYIHIPDMGANGLNEFSKYFYPQMRKEALIIDDRGNGGGNVSPMITERLNRQLAMIGYSRNGTPGTNPSEMHLGPKVLLMDEFSASDGDIFPYRFRKYNLGKLIGKRSWGGVVGIRGTLPIVDGGFMNRPEFSRYDNEGTSWIMEGHGVDPDIVVDNDPATEFSGTDEQLLKAIEVIKEDLKNFKYRIPNPPPFPDKSK
- the pdxH gene encoding pyridoxamine 5'-phosphate oxidase yields the protein MEIKNKHIADIRTDYKKWSLDEHDVDQNPFVQFDKWFKEAVKSEVPEVNAMTIATANKLGRPSARMVLLKQFDEKGFVFFTNYQSSKAHDLKENPQAALLIFWEPLERQVRIVGRVEKVSVSESYEYFKTRPIDSQLGAWASQQSSEISARTLLEKAFGEMLEKFKNGQIPLPPQWGGYRVIPDEFEFWQGRTNRLHDRIAYRKQSNNQWKIVRLSP
- a CDS encoding cyclic nucleotide-binding domain-containing protein; translation: MALLQKKKIFQKDEIINKEGDMSFDWYVLVKGRVGVYKGDLKMNEFSERGVIFGELSGLLARPRTATMKALEESEVMVVESSIDEVIRNHPDIANKILISLAERLAKTTDEMWAVIEDKENKK
- the tgt gene encoding tRNA guanosine(34) transglycosylase Tgt, coding for MKFNLVHTESSARAGVLETDHGVIETPIFMPVGTQGTVKAVEQRELVELGAQIILGNTYHLYLRPGMEVIQTMGGFHKFMNWHKPILTDSGGYQVFSLTELRKITQDGVTFKSHLDGSSHFFTPQKVVEIQRAIGSDIMMVLDECPPYPCDEEYARESNKLTVKWAKLCQQALNNSLPLYGHQQSLFAIVQGSVFKHLRSDSAKALVDLNFEGYAIGGLAVGEPAETMYDLTEFTAQSLPKEKPRYLMGVGTPENLLESIERGIDMFDCVMPTRNGRNGMIFTRNGRMNIRNAKWKMDDASVDGDFESYTNKNFSRGYLRHLFQVDEILGLQLASIHNLSFYLWLVKEARKQIIADNFLNWKKETLEKLAAQI
- the yajC gene encoding preprotein translocase subunit YajC is translated as MFSSVLAMAPAQSGQGGGEIYSTLIMFALIIGIFYLMIIRPQQKRQKERASLLGQIKKGDKIITAGGIHGEVVGVEEKTLLIEIGEKIKVKIERNSISVVNKQGEVESISK
- a CDS encoding bifunctional 3,4-dihydroxy-2-butanone-4-phosphate synthase/GTP cyclohydrolase II → MLNSIDEAIVDLRAGKTIIVVDDEDRENEGDFVAAAESITPETVNFFVKQGRGILCASITAKRAGELHLEPIVENNTSLHETPFTVPIDYLHGTSTGVSAADRAKTIRALTSLETKGNDFGRPGHIFPLRAVEGGVLRRAGHTEAVVDLCTLAGLYPAGALVEIMNEDGTMARLPELRNIAKQFNLKIVSIKDLVEYRHHREKLVEKVVTTSLPTKNGKFDVHLYQSSIDAKEHIALVKGKIDFSKPILVRVHSECLTGDVFGSQRCDCNEQLHTSMSLIEKEGNGILLYMRQEGRGIGLLNKLKAYKLQDEGKDTVEANEALGFHADVRDYSLAAQILLDLGVKKVRLLTNNPKKIVGLNGFGIEVVERISVEVKATSANEKYLKTKRDKLGHMIMAETK
- the greA gene encoding transcription elongation factor GreA, with protein sequence MSDVVYLTKEKFIALEADLREMKINGRKQVAAKIAEARGHGDLSENAEYDAAREEQRHLEYRIAKLEETLSKSRVIDSKDLPNDKVYILSKVTVKEQKSGKKIEYQLVSPEEADFDQNKISTTSPIGKGLMGKKVGEIVDIKVPAGMLKYQIMEISR